The following are encoded in a window of Paramormyrops kingsleyae isolate MSU_618 chromosome 12, PKINGS_0.4, whole genome shotgun sequence genomic DNA:
- the tox4b gene encoding TOX high mobility group box family member 4b isoform X3: MEFPGGSDNYLTISGSGHPFLSSSETFHTPSLGDEEFEIPPISLDPDSALTVSDVVSHFGEMSDQGPSGGVPGNAVVGGEDPSFASAFVNPPAQGLEHLNLGVMNQPGEGVLLSSTLGMELGHPVGSQFSSSSPVTIDVPLSDMNHGLLGHNQLTTIDQSELSAQLGLSLGGGTILPCPQSPDQPLSATPSPADSLQDEDMSDFAQKSMLVESPVSLSVSSAVISLTPSLADSPISSSSSAPPAMRRGVAGGGAGGGKKGKKKKDPNEPQKPVSAYALFFRDTQAAIKGQNPSATFGEVSKIVASMWDSLGEEQKQVYKRKTEAAKKEYLKALAAYRASQVSEAAIEVIDPITPPSPPPPAPTPTPAPAPAPAPTRSTRIPHHAPEQNTITNICTSNIILDLPQVTTRSRTSAHKAPATSAPAPPTITKIVISKQAMPGEGGLVAATATVPATRMLKPSPTSSSTPPAPRQPPPLQQMQNAPPPPRLQQMVHSPAPPPLQAKPRGGGTGLVVSVTAAPPPPLQIKIVPAPLQSELATPIMVTAAAAPCSVPGPVSSSPAVAMEVAPPAAIVSACSPPAEGTIADADEFTSNEMEVELTVSPAPEEVPPTQPSGTPHRCVRAGCTNPPVESKDWDREYCSNECVATHCRDVFMAWCSIRSQNSTTVT, translated from the exons ATGGAG TTCCCTGGAGGCAGTGATAACTACCTCACCATCAGTGGGTCCGGACATCCATTTCTGTCATCTTCCgag ACATTTCACACCCCCAGCCTGGGCGATGAGGAGTTTGAGATTCCACCCATCTCACTGGATCCCGACTCTGCCCTCACTGTGTCTGACGTGGTGTCCCATTTCGGGGAGATGTCTGACCAGGGGCCCTCTGGGGGAGTCCCAGGGAATGCTGTGGTTGGTGGGGAAGATCCCTCCTTTGCCTCTGCCTTCGTTAACCCCCCCGCCCAGGGCCTGGAGCACCTAAACCTGGGTGTCATGAACCAGCCAGGAGAGGGTGTTTTGCTGAGCTCGACACTCGGCATG GAGTTGGGCCATCCTGTTGGATCTCAGTTTAGCAGCTCTTCCCCAGTGACTATAGATGTTCCGCTGAGTGACATGAATCATGGTTTGCTGGGCCACAACCAGCTGACCACCATCGACCAATCAGAGCTCAGCGCTCAACTCGGGCTCAGTCTTGGTGGTGGGACTATCCTGCCTTGTCCACAGTCACCTgaccagcctctctcagccacGCCCTCGCCCGCTGACTCCCTGCAAGATGAGGACATGAGTGATTTTGCTCAG AAGAGTATGTTGGTGGAGTCGCCTgtctccctgtcagtttccTCTGCTGTTATATCCCTCACACCCTCCCTGGCTGACTCCCCGATCTCCTCATCCTCCAGTGCCCCCCCAGCCATGAGAAgaggggtggccggggggggagcggggggagGCAAGAaggggaagaagaagaaggaccCCAACGAGCCGCAGAAGCCGGTGTCGGCCTACGCGCTCTTCTTCAGGGACACGCAGGCGGCCATCAAGGGCCAGAACCCTAGTGCCACCTTTGGGGAGGTGTCCAAGATTGTGGCCTCCATGTGGGACAGCCTCGGGGAGGAGCAGAAGCAG gtgtaCAAAAGGAAGACGGAAGCGGCAAAGAAGGAGTATCTGAAAGCACTTGCGGCCTACAGAGCCAGCCAAGTCTCCGAG GCTGCGATTGAAGTAATAGATCCCATAACACCCCCATCCCCGCCTCCACCagcccctacccccacccctgCTCCCGCACCTGCACCCGCACCCACTCGCTCCACCCGAATCCCCCACCATGCTCCAGAGCAGAACACTATCACCAACATCTGCACCTCCAACATCATCCTGGACCTGCCGCAGGTCACCACTCGCTCACGCACCAGTGCCCACAAAGCTCCGGCCACCTCGGCACCTGCACCCCCCACCATCACAAAGATCGTCATCTCCAAGCAGGCTATGCCTGGGGAGGGCGGCCTGGTAGCCGCAACTGCTACAGTTCCAGCCACCCGAATGCTTAAGCCCTCCCCTACCTCGTCTTCcaccccccctgctccccgccAGCCTCCACCCCTGCAGCAAATGCAgaatgcccccccacctccccgttTACAGCAGATGGTCCAttcccctgccccaccccctctcCAAGCCAAACCCCGCGGTGGTGGCACAGGGCTGGTGGTATCAGTCACCGCAGCACCTCCACCCCCGCTGCAGATCAAGATTGTCCCTGCCCCCTTGCAGTCTGAGTTAGCCACGCCCATTATGGTGACAGCAGCGGCGGCACCCTGCTCAGTGCCAGGGCCTGTCTCCTCCAGCCCGGCGGTGGCCATGGAGGTAGCTCCGCCTGCCGCCATTGTCAGTGCCTGCTccccaccagcagagggcaccatAGCTGACGCAGATGAGTTCACCTCTAATGAG ATGGAGGTGGAGCTGACCGTGTCACCTGCGCCAGAAGAAGTCCCCCCCACTCAGCCCTCGGGCACCCCACACCGCTGTGTCCGAGCGGGATGCACCAACCCCCCCGTGGAGAGCAAAGACTGGGATAGAGAGTACTGCAGCAACGAGTGTGTGGCTACCCATTGCAG GGACGTTTTCATGGCCTGGTGCTCAATTCGAAGCCAGAACTCCACCACTGTCACATGA
- the tox4b gene encoding TOX high mobility group box family member 4b isoform X1, with translation MDLPFYSDLSDNAGQFGDSDFLDPQAYGGYDSVNKFPGGSDNYLTISGSGHPFLSSSETFHTPSLGDEEFEIPPISLDPDSALTVSDVVSHFGEMSDQGPSGGVPGNAVVGGEDPSFASAFVNPPAQGLEHLNLGVMNQPGEGVLLSSTLGMELGHPVGSQFSSSSPVTIDVPLSDMNHGLLGHNQLTTIDQSELSAQLGLSLGGGTILPCPQSPDQPLSATPSPADSLQDEDMSDFAQKSMLVESPVSLSVSSAVISLTPSLADSPISSSSSAPPAMRRGVAGGGAGGGKKGKKKKDPNEPQKPVSAYALFFRDTQAAIKGQNPSATFGEVSKIVASMWDSLGEEQKQVYKRKTEAAKKEYLKALAAYRASQVSEAAIEVIDPITPPSPPPPAPTPTPAPAPAPAPTRSTRIPHHAPEQNTITNICTSNIILDLPQVTTRSRTSAHKAPATSAPAPPTITKIVISKQAMPGEGGLVAATATVPATRMLKPSPTSSSTPPAPRQPPPLQQMQNAPPPPRLQQMVHSPAPPPLQAKPRGGGTGLVVSVTAAPPPPLQIKIVPAPLQSELATPIMVTAAAAPCSVPGPVSSSPAVAMEVAPPAAIVSACSPPAEGTIADADEFTSNEMEVELTVSPAPEEVPPTQPSGTPHRCVRAGCTNPPVESKDWDREYCSNECVATHCRDVFMAWCSIRSQNSTTVT, from the exons ATGGATCTGCCCTTTTACTCGGACCTGTCGGACAACGCGGGCCAGTTCGGGGACTCGGACTTCCTGGACCCGCAGGCGTACGGCGGATACGATTCGGTAAACAAG TTCCCTGGAGGCAGTGATAACTACCTCACCATCAGTGGGTCCGGACATCCATTTCTGTCATCTTCCgag ACATTTCACACCCCCAGCCTGGGCGATGAGGAGTTTGAGATTCCACCCATCTCACTGGATCCCGACTCTGCCCTCACTGTGTCTGACGTGGTGTCCCATTTCGGGGAGATGTCTGACCAGGGGCCCTCTGGGGGAGTCCCAGGGAATGCTGTGGTTGGTGGGGAAGATCCCTCCTTTGCCTCTGCCTTCGTTAACCCCCCCGCCCAGGGCCTGGAGCACCTAAACCTGGGTGTCATGAACCAGCCAGGAGAGGGTGTTTTGCTGAGCTCGACACTCGGCATG GAGTTGGGCCATCCTGTTGGATCTCAGTTTAGCAGCTCTTCCCCAGTGACTATAGATGTTCCGCTGAGTGACATGAATCATGGTTTGCTGGGCCACAACCAGCTGACCACCATCGACCAATCAGAGCTCAGCGCTCAACTCGGGCTCAGTCTTGGTGGTGGGACTATCCTGCCTTGTCCACAGTCACCTgaccagcctctctcagccacGCCCTCGCCCGCTGACTCCCTGCAAGATGAGGACATGAGTGATTTTGCTCAG AAGAGTATGTTGGTGGAGTCGCCTgtctccctgtcagtttccTCTGCTGTTATATCCCTCACACCCTCCCTGGCTGACTCCCCGATCTCCTCATCCTCCAGTGCCCCCCCAGCCATGAGAAgaggggtggccggggggggagcggggggagGCAAGAaggggaagaagaagaaggaccCCAACGAGCCGCAGAAGCCGGTGTCGGCCTACGCGCTCTTCTTCAGGGACACGCAGGCGGCCATCAAGGGCCAGAACCCTAGTGCCACCTTTGGGGAGGTGTCCAAGATTGTGGCCTCCATGTGGGACAGCCTCGGGGAGGAGCAGAAGCAG gtgtaCAAAAGGAAGACGGAAGCGGCAAAGAAGGAGTATCTGAAAGCACTTGCGGCCTACAGAGCCAGCCAAGTCTCCGAG GCTGCGATTGAAGTAATAGATCCCATAACACCCCCATCCCCGCCTCCACCagcccctacccccacccctgCTCCCGCACCTGCACCCGCACCCACTCGCTCCACCCGAATCCCCCACCATGCTCCAGAGCAGAACACTATCACCAACATCTGCACCTCCAACATCATCCTGGACCTGCCGCAGGTCACCACTCGCTCACGCACCAGTGCCCACAAAGCTCCGGCCACCTCGGCACCTGCACCCCCCACCATCACAAAGATCGTCATCTCCAAGCAGGCTATGCCTGGGGAGGGCGGCCTGGTAGCCGCAACTGCTACAGTTCCAGCCACCCGAATGCTTAAGCCCTCCCCTACCTCGTCTTCcaccccccctgctccccgccAGCCTCCACCCCTGCAGCAAATGCAgaatgcccccccacctccccgttTACAGCAGATGGTCCAttcccctgccccaccccctctcCAAGCCAAACCCCGCGGTGGTGGCACAGGGCTGGTGGTATCAGTCACCGCAGCACCTCCACCCCCGCTGCAGATCAAGATTGTCCCTGCCCCCTTGCAGTCTGAGTTAGCCACGCCCATTATGGTGACAGCAGCGGCGGCACCCTGCTCAGTGCCAGGGCCTGTCTCCTCCAGCCCGGCGGTGGCCATGGAGGTAGCTCCGCCTGCCGCCATTGTCAGTGCCTGCTccccaccagcagagggcaccatAGCTGACGCAGATGAGTTCACCTCTAATGAG ATGGAGGTGGAGCTGACCGTGTCACCTGCGCCAGAAGAAGTCCCCCCCACTCAGCCCTCGGGCACCCCACACCGCTGTGTCCGAGCGGGATGCACCAACCCCCCCGTGGAGAGCAAAGACTGGGATAGAGAGTACTGCAGCAACGAGTGTGTGGCTACCCATTGCAG GGACGTTTTCATGGCCTGGTGCTCAATTCGAAGCCAGAACTCCACCACTGTCACATGA
- the tox4b gene encoding TOX high mobility group box family member 4b isoform X2 — MDLPFYSDLSDNAGQFGDSDFLDPQAYGGYDSFPGGSDNYLTISGSGHPFLSSSETFHTPSLGDEEFEIPPISLDPDSALTVSDVVSHFGEMSDQGPSGGVPGNAVVGGEDPSFASAFVNPPAQGLEHLNLGVMNQPGEGVLLSSTLGMELGHPVGSQFSSSSPVTIDVPLSDMNHGLLGHNQLTTIDQSELSAQLGLSLGGGTILPCPQSPDQPLSATPSPADSLQDEDMSDFAQKSMLVESPVSLSVSSAVISLTPSLADSPISSSSSAPPAMRRGVAGGGAGGGKKGKKKKDPNEPQKPVSAYALFFRDTQAAIKGQNPSATFGEVSKIVASMWDSLGEEQKQVYKRKTEAAKKEYLKALAAYRASQVSEAAIEVIDPITPPSPPPPAPTPTPAPAPAPAPTRSTRIPHHAPEQNTITNICTSNIILDLPQVTTRSRTSAHKAPATSAPAPPTITKIVISKQAMPGEGGLVAATATVPATRMLKPSPTSSSTPPAPRQPPPLQQMQNAPPPPRLQQMVHSPAPPPLQAKPRGGGTGLVVSVTAAPPPPLQIKIVPAPLQSELATPIMVTAAAAPCSVPGPVSSSPAVAMEVAPPAAIVSACSPPAEGTIADADEFTSNEMEVELTVSPAPEEVPPTQPSGTPHRCVRAGCTNPPVESKDWDREYCSNECVATHCRDVFMAWCSIRSQNSTTVT, encoded by the exons ATGGATCTGCCCTTTTACTCGGACCTGTCGGACAACGCGGGCCAGTTCGGGGACTCGGACTTCCTGGACCCGCAGGCGTACGGCGGATACGATTCG TTCCCTGGAGGCAGTGATAACTACCTCACCATCAGTGGGTCCGGACATCCATTTCTGTCATCTTCCgag ACATTTCACACCCCCAGCCTGGGCGATGAGGAGTTTGAGATTCCACCCATCTCACTGGATCCCGACTCTGCCCTCACTGTGTCTGACGTGGTGTCCCATTTCGGGGAGATGTCTGACCAGGGGCCCTCTGGGGGAGTCCCAGGGAATGCTGTGGTTGGTGGGGAAGATCCCTCCTTTGCCTCTGCCTTCGTTAACCCCCCCGCCCAGGGCCTGGAGCACCTAAACCTGGGTGTCATGAACCAGCCAGGAGAGGGTGTTTTGCTGAGCTCGACACTCGGCATG GAGTTGGGCCATCCTGTTGGATCTCAGTTTAGCAGCTCTTCCCCAGTGACTATAGATGTTCCGCTGAGTGACATGAATCATGGTTTGCTGGGCCACAACCAGCTGACCACCATCGACCAATCAGAGCTCAGCGCTCAACTCGGGCTCAGTCTTGGTGGTGGGACTATCCTGCCTTGTCCACAGTCACCTgaccagcctctctcagccacGCCCTCGCCCGCTGACTCCCTGCAAGATGAGGACATGAGTGATTTTGCTCAG AAGAGTATGTTGGTGGAGTCGCCTgtctccctgtcagtttccTCTGCTGTTATATCCCTCACACCCTCCCTGGCTGACTCCCCGATCTCCTCATCCTCCAGTGCCCCCCCAGCCATGAGAAgaggggtggccggggggggagcggggggagGCAAGAaggggaagaagaagaaggaccCCAACGAGCCGCAGAAGCCGGTGTCGGCCTACGCGCTCTTCTTCAGGGACACGCAGGCGGCCATCAAGGGCCAGAACCCTAGTGCCACCTTTGGGGAGGTGTCCAAGATTGTGGCCTCCATGTGGGACAGCCTCGGGGAGGAGCAGAAGCAG gtgtaCAAAAGGAAGACGGAAGCGGCAAAGAAGGAGTATCTGAAAGCACTTGCGGCCTACAGAGCCAGCCAAGTCTCCGAG GCTGCGATTGAAGTAATAGATCCCATAACACCCCCATCCCCGCCTCCACCagcccctacccccacccctgCTCCCGCACCTGCACCCGCACCCACTCGCTCCACCCGAATCCCCCACCATGCTCCAGAGCAGAACACTATCACCAACATCTGCACCTCCAACATCATCCTGGACCTGCCGCAGGTCACCACTCGCTCACGCACCAGTGCCCACAAAGCTCCGGCCACCTCGGCACCTGCACCCCCCACCATCACAAAGATCGTCATCTCCAAGCAGGCTATGCCTGGGGAGGGCGGCCTGGTAGCCGCAACTGCTACAGTTCCAGCCACCCGAATGCTTAAGCCCTCCCCTACCTCGTCTTCcaccccccctgctccccgccAGCCTCCACCCCTGCAGCAAATGCAgaatgcccccccacctccccgttTACAGCAGATGGTCCAttcccctgccccaccccctctcCAAGCCAAACCCCGCGGTGGTGGCACAGGGCTGGTGGTATCAGTCACCGCAGCACCTCCACCCCCGCTGCAGATCAAGATTGTCCCTGCCCCCTTGCAGTCTGAGTTAGCCACGCCCATTATGGTGACAGCAGCGGCGGCACCCTGCTCAGTGCCAGGGCCTGTCTCCTCCAGCCCGGCGGTGGCCATGGAGGTAGCTCCGCCTGCCGCCATTGTCAGTGCCTGCTccccaccagcagagggcaccatAGCTGACGCAGATGAGTTCACCTCTAATGAG ATGGAGGTGGAGCTGACCGTGTCACCTGCGCCAGAAGAAGTCCCCCCCACTCAGCCCTCGGGCACCCCACACCGCTGTGTCCGAGCGGGATGCACCAACCCCCCCGTGGAGAGCAAAGACTGGGATAGAGAGTACTGCAGCAACGAGTGTGTGGCTACCCATTGCAG GGACGTTTTCATGGCCTGGTGCTCAATTCGAAGCCAGAACTCCACCACTGTCACATGA